The following DNA comes from Thermus islandicus DSM 21543.
CCCAGGTGGGCCATGACCCCCTCCTCCGGGGCCGGGCCCGCTACCAGATGGGCGACCTCCTCATGCGCCTGGGCCGCCTCGAGGCCAAGGCGCGCATGGCGGAGGGGCTTAAGGCGCTGGAGGAGGCCGGGGCTCCCAGGGACGAGGTGGCCCGGGTCCGGGCCCGCTACGCCACCCTCCTCCGGCGGCTCGGCCTCTACGAGGAGGCGGGAAAGGCCATCCAGAAGGCCCTGGAGGAGGCCGAGGACCCCTTCACCCAGGCCCGGATCCGGAGCGAAGCGGGCATCCTCGAGGCCGCCTGGGGGCACCCCCTGGAGGCCCTTGGCCACCTCCGGGCGGCCGAGGCCTACTTCCGCACCACCCCCGAGCGGCCCAAGGAGGCCCGGTACCGCCACCTGCGCACCCTCTTCCGCCTGGGAGCGGCCTACCTCCTTCTGGAGGCGGGCCAGCCCTACCGCCCCCCCTTCCTGGGGAGCCTGACCGCCCCCCAGGCGGAGCGCCTCCTGGAAGGCCTCCTTTCCGAAATCCCTAAGGAGGCCACCGACCGCTACACCGCCCTCAGGCTGGACGCGGCCAGCCTCCTCGCCCTCCTCCTCCCCCCCAAGGAGGCCAAGGCCCTACTCCGGCCCTTCCTGGGCCTGGAAAACCCTTACCTGAGGGCTCAGGCCCGCCTGGGCTACGCCGAGGCCCTGGTCCGCGAGGGGAGCTACGGCGAGGCCCTGGCCCAGGTGGTGGCCCTGCCCCCCCTGGAGGACCCGGGCCTCCTGGCCCAGGCCTGGGCGGTGGAGGTCCTGGCCCTCCTGGGGCTTGGGGAGGAGGAAGCCGCCTGGGAGAAGCTCCTGGAGGTGCGCCAGGGGGACCTGCCCTGGGCCTTCCGCTTCCAGCTGGGGCAGGCCCTGGGCCGCTTCTGCCCCGAGCTCAAAGGGCGCCTGGACCCGGGTCCCCTGGCCCTGGCCGAGGCCCTGGGGTTCTATCTGGCAAATCCCGACTAAATCACTGGACTTTTGCCGGGCCAGGGGCTATACTCTTCCTGCGAACGGGTCGCAGTAAGAGCCCGACCCGGGATCAGGAGGCAAAGGATGAACCAACTGGAGATCCGCGACCTCTGGGCTTCGGTGAACGGAGAACCCATCCTCAAGGGGGTGAACCTGGTGGTCCCCAAGGGGGAGGTGCACGCCCTCATGGGGCCTAACGGGGCCGGCAAGAGCACCCTAGGGAAGATCCTCGCGGGGGACCCAGAGTACCAGGTGGAAAAGGGGGACATCCTCCTGGACGGGGAGAGCCTCCTGGACCTCTCCCCCGACGAAAGGGCCAGGAAGGGCCTTTTCCTGGCCTTCCAGTACCCCGTGGAAGTACCCGGGGTGACCATGGCCAACTTCCTCCGCCTGGCCCTCCAGGCAAGGCTTGGCCGGGAGGTGGGGGTGGCGGAGTTCTGGGGCAAAGTGAAGAAGGCCTTGGAGCTTCTGGACTGGGACGAAAGCTACCTCTCCCGCTACCTCAACGAGGGCTTCTCCGGAGGGGAGAAGAAGCGGAACGAGATCCTGCAGCTTTTGGTCCTCGAGCCCACCTATGCCGTCTTGGACGAGACGGACTCGGGCCTGGACATTGACGCCCTCAAGGTGGTGGCCCGGGGAGTGAACGCCATGCGGGGACCCAACTTCGGCGCCTTGGTCATCACCCACTACCAGCGCATCCTCAACTACATCCAGCCCGACGTGGTCCACGTGTTGATGGACGGCCGGGTGGTGGCCACGGGGGGCCCCGAGCTCGCCCTGAAGCTGGAGGAGAAGGGCTACGAGTGGCTTAAGGAGAGGGTCAAGGAGGGGGCATGAGCGAGCTGGAGATTCAACGCATCGGCGAGGAGTACCGGTACCACTTCGTGGACGAGATCCGGCCGGTCTTCGTGGCCGAGCGCGGCCTCACCCGGAGGGTCATTGAGGCCATCAGCTACCACAAGGCCGAGCCCGAGTGGATGCTCAAGTTCCGCCTTCGGGCGCTGGAAATCTTCCAGAAGAAGCCCATGCCCACCTGGGGCCCCGACCTCTCGGGCCTGGACCTGGACGACCTGGTCTACTACGTGAAGCCCGCCGAGGTGCGGGACGCCAAGAGCTGGGAGGAGGTCCCCGAGGAGATCCGGAAGACCTACGAGAGGCTCGGCATCCCCGAGGCGGAGCGGAAGGTGCTCGCCGGGGTGGGGGCCCAGTACGACTCGGAGATGGTCTACCACCGGGTCAAGGAGGAGCTTGAGCGCCAGGGGGTCATCTTCGTGGCCATTGAGGAGGGGATGAAGAAGTACGAGGACCTCTTCAAGGAGTACTTCGCCACCGTGGTCCCCCCCGAGGACAACAAGTTTGCCGCCCTGAACTCCGCCGCCTGGTCCGGGGGCTCCTTCGTTTACATCCCCCCCGGGGTCAAGGTGGAGCTCCCCCTGCAGGCCTACTTCCGGGTGAACACCCCCGAGTTCGGCCAGTTTGAGCGCACCCTCATCATCGTGGACGAGGGGGCGGAGGTGCACTACATCGAAGGGTGCACCGCCCCCATGTACTCCACGGAAAGCCTCCACACCGGGGTCATTGAGATCGTGGTGAAGCGGGGGGCCCGTAGCCGCTACACCACCATCCAGAACTGGTCCACCAACATGTACAACCTGGTGACCCAGAGGGCCCTGGTCTACGGGGACGCCTTCCACGAGTGGGTGGACGGCAACCTGGGCTCCAAGGTCACCATGAAGTACCCCTCCAGCTACCTCCTGGAGCCGGGGGCCAGAAGCGAGATCCTCTCCATCGCCTTCGCCAAGACGGGCCAGCACCAGGACACGGGCGGCAAGCTCCTCCTCTC
Coding sequences within:
- the sufC gene encoding Fe-S cluster assembly ATPase SufC — translated: MNQLEIRDLWASVNGEPILKGVNLVVPKGEVHALMGPNGAGKSTLGKILAGDPEYQVEKGDILLDGESLLDLSPDERARKGLFLAFQYPVEVPGVTMANFLRLALQARLGREVGVAEFWGKVKKALELLDWDESYLSRYLNEGFSGGEKKRNEILQLLVLEPTYAVLDETDSGLDIDALKVVARGVNAMRGPNFGALVITHYQRILNYIQPDVVHVLMDGRVVATGGPELALKLEEKGYEWLKERVKEGA
- the sufB gene encoding Fe-S cluster assembly protein SufB; translation: MSELEIQRIGEEYRYHFVDEIRPVFVAERGLTRRVIEAISYHKAEPEWMLKFRLRALEIFQKKPMPTWGPDLSGLDLDDLVYYVKPAEVRDAKSWEEVPEEIRKTYERLGIPEAERKVLAGVGAQYDSEMVYHRVKEELERQGVIFVAIEEGMKKYEDLFKEYFATVVPPEDNKFAALNSAAWSGGSFVYIPPGVKVELPLQAYFRVNTPEFGQFERTLIIVDEGAEVHYIEGCTAPMYSTESLHTGVIEIVVKRGARSRYTTIQNWSTNMYNLVTQRALVYGDAFHEWVDGNLGSKVTMKYPSSYLLEPGARSEILSIAFAKTGQHQDTGGKLLLSAPHTSGTIVSKSISKGEGRASYRGLVKVMEGARHAKVNVECDALLIDPESRTDTYPYIEIEEETAHVGHEATVSKINDEQIFYLQSRGLKEDEAAALIVRGFIEPIAKELPLEYAVELNKLIELEMEGSVG